One region of Paralichthys olivaceus isolate ysfri-2021 chromosome 12, ASM2471397v2, whole genome shotgun sequence genomic DNA includes:
- the tmem54a gene encoding transmembrane protein 54a, with protein sequence MVNLGVCCASLKDNKALMKMGLGLVLVGHVNFLLGALVHGAVLRHINVHSQARTMVYAISNVIAIVAGLMGIIGGITAIVLSKNKRNRILKWVLLVFGLLAGLLAVASTLALSVSIVKAIIDKGKGLLTHCKYSAKDVGSSSITYECPFDPTRIYATTIILWVPLILMSVVEAVFSFRCFAACTSYLYLCPCRTRPVHPRRVRIQRRIDTPTPAPDPEIDAEGDAETDAEAEPVEQDDLLDSSTRVEQSEWL encoded by the exons ATGGTTAATTTAG GAGTATGTTGTGCCAGCCTCAAGGACAACAAAGCCCTGATGAAGATGGGGCTGGGGCTGGTGCTGGTGGGCCACGTCAACTTCCTTCTCGGAGCACTGGTGCACGGTGCTGTGCTCAGGCACATTAACGTGCACTCTCAGGCCCGCACCATGGTCTACGCCATCTCTAACGTCATTGCCATTGTGGCAGGCTTGATG GGAATCATAGGAGGAATAACGGCCATTGTGCTGTCCAAGAACAAGAGGAACAGGATCCTG aagTGGGTCCTATTGGTCTTCGGCCTCCTGGCCGGCCTCCTGGCAGTTGCCTCCACCTTGGCCTTGTCTGTTTCGATTGTAAAAGCCATAATTGACAAAGGGAAGGGGCTTTTAACTCACTGCAAGTATTCTGCTAAAGACGTCGGTTCTTCCAGCATCACATACGAATGCCCCTTTGACCCCACCCGTATCTAT GCGACCACAATCATTCTGTGGGTGCCTCTCATCTTAATGTCCGTGGTGGAAGCGGTGTTCTCCTTCCGCTGCTTCGCTGCCTGCACTTCATACCTCTACCTGTGCCCGTGCAGGACGAGGCCTGTCCATCCGAGAAGG GTGCGAATCCAAAGAAGAATTGACACCCCAACGCCAGCACCAGACCCAGAGATCGACGCTGAAGGTGATGCTGAAACTGATGCTGAAGCTGAGCCGGTGGAGCAGGACGATCTGCTGGATAGCAGCACTAGAGTCGAGCAGAGTGAGTGGCTCTGA